GACCGAGATAGTATATAAAAAACCCCTCAAATAACATTCGCATAATCATCACATATGTGTTGCACGTATCAATTTAAAATTTAAcgaaaaaatttatttatttcgtATCGGTACACCTATAAATttgatataaaatttaaatatgcaGTATGATCCCATTGATCATGTTTGATGTGAAAattgagattttatattataaattaaatagaatactttatatataataaaattctaACATGTACGATGTACCCAATCGAATATTTTTCATTTATAAAAAAGATACATATAAATACAGAGAAATGACACACATGTATATAATAATACACTATGTTGTAATAAGTGTAGCCTCTGGATACAAttttatgattgtgaaatctacTTATATTAGAGTATGATGCTAGTAGCATCATTTATTTTCAATtgcaatgtttttttttaaaaaaaaatactaattaataaaatagattatatatattaaaaaaaaaaaagaaatctaTCAAAAGTATTGGAAATTTTGATTCCCTAGGGCAGGAGCCCAAGCACCCAGGCTGTGAGCTGCAATGTTACCAGATCCAGAATAAATTAAAACCAAAAACAGAGTCAACTATCTCAAAGAGATTAAGAAACAAATATATTAAAGTCCACACAGAGATATGCCTATCATACAGAGCATTTGATCAGGCGTTTACAATCTGAAAGGAAAGTCACATTTGTAACTCCAGCTGCTTTAATGTTGCTGATGACATGTAAGAGCGCCTTTGTTTCAGCCTCCTGTGGTGAGCAAGCCTAGAATTTTGTGGTGGAGAGTCTCATAGTTTCCCCTTGTCATTGAGATGAATAACTGCCCCAAAGGGAGCCATTCATCTAACCGCAACATCAACAAACACCTTGGCATAAGTTACAGACGGTTGCGTCAAGTAGGGAAATGGGGATTTTTCTTGCTCTTCCTGCCCACCAATGTGCTCGTTTTCAGCCAAAGAAGCATCAATCTGATTTCCTATGGCTCTAGAAGTCCATATGGCACTTTCATGAAAAGCCTTGTTCCTAGTAGTCCACATTGTATAGCACAAAGTGCTAGCAAATTGAGAAAAGTCTCTGGTCTCAGACGCATCCCTCCCTGTGAGGAACTAGGGCATAACAATCCAAGTAACCATATCAAGGGGAGAATTAAAAAGGAGTCTATCACTTCTTAAGGCCCACTTACTAGTAAACCAAGCTTGCTTGGccagagtgtaacgccctggttactccaggaccgttacggtgaactttgaaccgtgaatttaactcgctaaccgagttctttggttaaaaacgtacttttaggtgttattaataggttaaggtggaaaaccaataaaaagagaATGATACATtctatttaaaacataaaaatgtttatgggcccataaaaacgtttacaagttatttacgatacaaaatggtcattactgtgtaaaatttacaacccgtcgatctaagcggcaaaaataggttaaaccccctagttcccttgagaactccttggtcgtggtggtcaagcggccgcataaatacacatcaccacctaagctctccactcaaggctaggtgagcttttctttccctttacctgaactacatagcacccatgagccaaagcccagcaataaaactcaataatgcatgtatataatatcaaatgatgaccatgataatcatacatagctcatagccctgaacagatgagtgaatatcactttgtggttacgttaaccatgaaggagcttatagctctaatcagatgagtgatttaacacttgaagttctggtaaaccataatgagtgactaacgAGCAAGTCACTAGCGTAAACAAacgagtgactgatgggtaagtcactagcttaaacagatgagtgactgatgggtaagtcactacggggcttggcacccatagccatgtgactaaacagtcaacGGGGCTCGCTAGCCCTGGCTCTatatgactagcctttggctagacaagcgcttttagttttcatcgaacttgaggtcggttcggcattaatgctcatttgagtcattcaatgcagatgtcaattagatttaatctttgtcggcttgcgttaatacgctaagaccattcttgacGCATGAGTCAATATCATGTGACTAGTgatcagtactactgccgaacttgactaatgagtcacagcttcacaattgatactgacaccattgccaattctgactatttagtcagtgccatacacaagtgagcaagatttgctaagcgtTCGATattcaatcaatgtccacatttaaacagtcgacatgcctcatgaataaccattcatgtcacatatggggtccagttttcttacctctgattcgagctagaattagtaaaagaacgaccattgagaacgatctgCATTTTTATTCCTTAACGGTTacttggtcataaccaattatgggattccatcaataaaatgaataacaaaggttcccaaaccaaggcctagcctccgggacatcgaatcctactaaaccgggtagtaggaacgatctcgaggcctaaggtttgagttcccatgatcaaaacactattTTGGCCTCAAAACTCTCAAGCACCGCGGCCCTCATCACTctgagccgcgacccccagccaaGACAGAGGCACctgaagcaagcgccgcggcccaCCTTCCCCAGTGTCGCGGCCCCCAGACCTCACAACTCCACTGCCCATCTGCAACCTGCTCAGGctatggcgcccaagaacaggactGCGACCCCACCTGGGAAATCAGCCATAACCCCGATTTTCCAccttttaatccttccaaaaacctacctaaacatctccaaatccaaaaatcaaagttcccaaacatcccaatgattcaaaatcatcaaatcccgatgctcaaataaatcaaaaaatcatcaacacacaaaatccaaatcaaagatTAGAAACtttaaaactcaaaatttaaaacttagattacattTGATCAAGTTGTTTCTCACTAAATCCTTCAGTTACGAAgtttctaatatttcctaggatcgctatgcctcgatcctcgattgattccgactcctaaaacCCAAGTTTTCTTCGAAATTGCAACGGACGGTAAAAAGGAATAACAGGAGAGAGAGTCAAAGTGTTTGAACGTAATTTTCTTTCTGAcaggctacttcaagcttaagtaacctcaaataaatcctaatgctcagggtcccaaagacaccccggggacaaaatagtcaaaactcccaaaatttcctcctgatctcactaactctcaatatatcatcaaataatcattctcattatccaatatcccaataattgaccccgttatgacaaaacccctaacttgcaacctaagatcgtctcatgtcaattagctcgaatatatccacataatgatgagatctcatccataaatcataaacacgcaccaaaatatacaaatatgccctaaacgggccaaattaccaaaatgcccttataatgaaatgtagacccacatgcatgcatttaacattatattataatataattcacataacacatgtatataatcatttaatggcataataaaacaattatgagCCTCCTGGcttactaatccaaccattaaaccgcattaaggatttcagggcattacatagAGGGCATTggaaaaaaaatgagaataatCATCCTGATTAGCCTTACACAGCACATAACTCGAAGAATTTCCAAATATAATTTGGAGGCGctgactgtaatgccccggattccctaatatggtttaatggttggattagtaggccgggagggccataactgtttaattatgccattaaatgtgtttatgcatgtatatgtgaattatattataatatgatgttaaatgcatgcatatgggtccacattttaattacaggggagTGATGGTCATTTGGCTCGTTAGgagtataattgtataattgtatgcatgtcgaagatatgtgttgagaccacattataatgtgggtttgttcgagctattcggcatgagacgatcttagaatatggattagcggtttagtcacaacaggtttaagtgttggggcttgggttgagtctcggggtgattttaatgattagagcgttaccgggtattaaagggtgacgggttgtgaattattggtgtttgagattattgagaatatcgggaattggagagcgttaattatggttaatgagataggagggaagtaccatatatgcccttgggagtctttagaaactattaattgacctaggggtaaaatggacatttcacccctaggatagatatatcctTTGATAGCTGAAGAAGATAGTGGAAAACCAGAGCatactttagagttctcccgtaccttcttctcttcaccattctttgtggtttttaaaccaattttgaggattctagcttgggaagcaagccttggaagtttgggagtgtgttccaccattcaAGAGCATCAAAAgctaagctttgggtaagtttctaaccatagatttctctggtttgccttgttttggtttggttttgcagctgagatttctagggtgaattcttggttttgttgggagttttggctagggttcccatgcttgtgatgtttggggtgtgttagaatggtttttgggttcatttggcatcaagaataggatttggaagcttggaaatcgagttagaatcaaaggagttgaagaaggtcggttcaggggagtttgggtctggaggtagcgctgtagcgcccaccctagggcgctacaatgctcctcaggaggctttttggcatatgggtggttctgagtatagcgctggggcgctaggggttgagcgctgtagcgctaccctgttccttctaagtcccgttttgagtgtttttaagggtttttgacttggggtttcaaaccttaaggcccgggatcgaatctactcaccgtgtgggcatgtttcaaggtcccgagagtggtgttTAGGATAAGACCCTATTAATGTGGATTCTCATTGATGAAGGAtatatttggttgtgactaggtaaccgctaaggaactaaaagattgatcgttctcaggggtcgttcttataataactttcactcgaaccagaggtaagaaaacagtgtatgagtacagttgcaccctgtatatgtatatgacatgcgtggcttGTTATTAAAGCATGTTGGTGTTGCGATATtttttttgctatgcaagtgcacacagtcgcaatttgtaataaaatggtaaaaaccaagtatcgtcctcaatgaCTGATTTGTCAATTACCAGTCAATCAATTcctctttctatttgatcaattaaaatttgttgatttttgtaaatacagcaagagaaactataaagtgcagaaacaataattgaaaattaaatggaataacaactaatagtaaaCTTTTGATTTAACCActgaagaaacaattaggatatttaatctcatcagctatcctccctattatttcctaatgcaaagtatgagttcttcttctttttacctaattcaattaacaagttgatacaacagcctataatcatactttgaattataaactcaacctaggtaacaatttcctatatttctatggtaaattgaaccacaaaggtagcattgatcttgacaacttaataaacagttacacaattaattcagatactttcgttctaaattataattatgtccaatataaccacagcagatttaaatctcacttctcagattttgacttaaagacatatatatatatatgactatagatggccaatcagtaatcagtctataagaacaggttatatggaattgaagaagattgaagaagaaaataattgaaattgcattagttcataatagggattcaagtgattcaattaaacatcctaaacagagaattagttcataatcataatgctaatcacaacaaaaattaaagataacatcagaaagTAAAGGAAAAACATGTAGATAGAAATACTCCaagccttcagccttcaagcaGGAACTTCTCTCCCAGTCCGTACGtccttctttttctctttttcgcCAAATTAAAACCTAGGATTCAAAGTTTaagagaggcgggccgcggctctacatacaccatgtcgcggcccgtgtccaattTCCTGGGCCAAAAGGTcctctccatgccgcggcccgagttagccatgtcgcggcccgtgtccacgAATTTTGGGTTGATGCCCATCTATGTCGCGACCttctctagccatgccgcggcccgaggatctccttcaaaacagtggttctgtttcaccacctagccgcggctctacttCTCTCATGCCGTGaatcttaagggatttctcaattttttaagttttcatcccaaaaattcaccgaCACGTCCAAATTATGTTGAGAtccattctttctcaaaatatgttgaaaaacttggttatttcttccctttctttgacattttcctccaagtgctcaattcttcctgatactcacaaagataaacaaacaaagcataaacccgcactaaatgaaagaaaaacgagataaaagactacttaaaacatcacctaaacatgacaaaaactagactcaacagttggttgatatatgtgaacatggattgcatattaaatgctagtgaatgttgattacttgtttatggcactgactagtcagggaccgaccctaaagtcgatgaacatgcattgaatggctctacggcattaatgctggaccgaccctaaggtcgaagaacttataagcgcttgactagtctatgctAGTACTTAAAGCCAGAGCATACGAccctggtgactgtttgtcacatggctaggggacgctgtccataattacgactctagagtcgggaggaaggttatgttggtgaccaatcaccatgcacctatcctgattaagcttatgaaagaaccacctatcagttaagccctggtgaccctatcgtcacatggctaaagggagctgtacccacttttgtggcttttgctactgtcacctatctgttatggactgatagtcctgaacggttattatgatcattgttgatattatgtcatgctttattgtgttttcttgctgggccttggctcatgggtgctatgtggtgcaggtaaagggaaagataagctcacccaaccttgagtggagagcttaggcggtgttgtgtacatatttggccgcttgatcgccacggttagggagttctcagaggaactaggggtttaccctatttttgccgcttaggtcggcggggattgtaaatttgaaacaatagcgaccattttgtaaagtaaacatcttgtaaacgttttgaatagctcatgagcagtttatatacttaatgcaaaatatcatttcctttttactggtttttataccttagcctgttaataacacttatatcacatttttaaccaaagtaCTCGGGTAAcaagtcaaatttctggttcactgttcaccgtaactgttctagggtaaccagggcgttacactgaccAAATGACAAGATGTCATGAGCAAGTTTCTAAAGAACGAGTCTGACCCTCTCAGGGATCAGGATCTTCCAAATAAGATTCTAGACTTGATTTTCTTTATCCGCATTCTGTTTTATCAGATAACGGTAGACCCTTTTAATAGAGAATTGCCCATCTTCAGCATCCTTCCAAATCAGGTTATCCTGAACAAAATAGGGGAGTTTGGTGAGGACATATTTAACTATCCGAAAAATGGGGACAAAGCAGTCGCTCAAAGCCTATTCATTCTAGCTCCCATCAATCATTAAAAAGGTCGGACCAACTAGAGAAACCCTGTCTTCCACTCTAGGATTAAGGGTACCTCTGTACCGATCCCAATCAAGCCACGGAACCCACAGAGAATTCCATATATCAACTCCTTCTCCATTTCAAACAAGGAAACAACTTTCACTTCGAACGGACTCCCTTGTTGTCATAATCCATTTGGCCACCACAGAAGCATTAACACAGAGAGTGGTAGACCAAAAAGTGCTGTTGCGATTGAAATACTTAGCCTTAAAAATAGAACACCCGAGGTTATCCTGGTTAGTCGCAAGAAACCTAAAGGTCAACAAGGCTAGATATACTAGTTAAATTCATTTTGGTAAGTACAATTTGTTCACAAATGTAGCCTTAAAAtgtaatcataaatcataatgaCATACCtacccattttttttaatttattaattttttattctcTTTGGTTTAAGATgtcttaaataataaataaaaaggtaAAACGAGATCACAAGTAGTTTGTGCACGAtaagtttttctttctttttggtgCAACATAATGATAATGAACTGATAAAGCTAAGACCTTCTCCACAGGCTAATGTGATGTCGATCAATATGACACTTTTTTGTGTGTTTGGTTTGTTTTTCTCACGGGTTGGTACTTATACTTACTATACCTGGTACGGTATGATCGGGTCGGGTTAAGTGACCCGGATAAGAACGGGTTCGGGTTTAAGGTTTGACCCAAGTTTTCATAAAAGACACCAAAGATAAAAAGAATAAAGTGACGTGTATTGTGGTGTGGGGGCTTGGGGGATGGGGACACTATTGTCATTCTGATAAACGACAACTACAGCtggttcttctttctttctaCAAGCCTCTCCTAATGTCATACGCAATTTgcttaatttaataataattattattatatttttttttttacaattcttCGAAAATTGGATAATACATTAAttgattttccaaaatagacataaaaatatattattcaataaattttGGTTCAATACCAAAAAATGTTATCCAATTAAAGAAATATATCATAGAAGAATTTGGCCATTTAATTCATCTTTTctcaaataatttttttgtatcAGGATTGTGCTTAttgttatctattttttttttgtatatttcttAGCAATTAAGTTTTTAAATTTAATGTAAATATCAATTAATATTGATTCTTATCATATTGaccattataatatatattttttaagagaTATACCTACTAACTGAAGACAAGTTCGAATATtatattgtcatattttaatattGTAAAGTGTAAAAATTTCAAGTTACAAATTTAATAATACAGAATTAATTACCACTATTTTTAAATTCAGAAACTTGATTATTACCACGAAGAAAATTTAAGAATTATTTTGCTAATAATGACCAGAGGCAACCACGCTAAACACTATTTTTTTATTAGTCATTTGTTGGATAAGATAATGGTTAGAAGTAATAtttaaattacataaataaaaaaaattaagtaaaaaTATTTCAAGGTAGTGTTAAATTCACAAgtataggaaaaaaaaaattcatttgttACTTTATATTTTATCCAAATACATActtattattctatatttatatttaatatctTTGTTTACAATTCATACTAGTTTGATATCTTGTGGGTAAATCTAGTCCACccaaattataaatataattatatttgactattattttaataatttatttgatttttttttgtttttgttgttttaaaataatttaaaaatattttttgaattaataaaacacatttttttttataaattaatcaattaaaagtaaaaaaaaaaaaaaatctaacccATAAACTTAAAGCCAAAATTAAAATGTAAACTTAAAAGCCAAAATTTAATGTGAATTCGaactaaatagtctaattacaacttaaaaaaattattaggtttttagtttactttaattaatttcaaaatattggttttagtttttttttttaaatttttatttggaattaaaaatttatgtttatttaattaattaaaatatttttattttaaaattaatttatattattttttattttacaattaaTTTCTTAAATACTTTTTTAttgatatattttaaaatattttttgttttattaattcaaaaaatattttaaaataataaaaataagggTACCAAACTAGAAGAATTACAATTAGAGGGTAAATAAttgataattattaatattataaaccTAAAATATAAAGTGTGTATTTATATAAAACACAAAGTACTGTATTTTTGTTTTTGTCTTGCTGGAGTACAAAATAAGTATTTACACATTGTACGAGtaaaatgaaatattttttaaattattatgtccaaattaatataatttcccatgtgaaaaataaaataaaataaaacttcaCAATTATGATTTTGGCCGTGGATTTCTATGGTGGTAATGCGAAGCAAAGctggaaaagaaaaaagaagagaggagaaaaagaaaaagaagaagaagaagacgactctctctctctatctctctctctctacacccACAGACTCTCTCTCTACACACACTTGTGTCTGTCTGGGTTTTCACCTCTCTCAGAGTATTATTACAGAGAACAAAAGTAGAGATAAGAGcgaactagagagagagagaggttgtggttgtggtggtggtggttgagtGAGCGGGCGGCGGCGCGTCTTATTCTGCGCCGCCTTGGTTTCGGGAATGAGATTCTGGGAATGAATTAGTATTAGTATTAGTATTGGTATTGATATCGCTATTactattattcttcttcttcgcTGAGTTCGCTTCATTCCCACGGTAACTTGGTGCCTTTGATAAGGGAAGAAACAAAGATTGATTCAGATTCTGATTCCGAAACAAGGCTTTCCCATTTGGGTATTTTGCTAAAATTAATTCTGGCGGAGCTTAGAGGAACCCTAGAGTTTCTGGTTCAACCCTCGGTGTCGGTGAGTTTATTACCAGATCGATTCGATTTCAagtcgaagaagaagaagaagaggagagggttTCACGAGGTTAAAATGCTTTGGGTCAAGAGGCTTTCTGGGTTTGTCTCGGCTGCAATGGTGTTGATTGTTCTATCTCCTTCGCTTCAATCGTTTCCACCGGCCGAAGCAATCCGATCTTCACACCATGATTCTCATCTCCTTCGTCTTCGTCCCGATGATTCCCTAAACCCATTTTCATTCCGAAAGGCACCGACTTTTCGCAATGCCGATAAATGCAGCTCCTCCGACCCTTCAATCCATTCTCCAATCAGCGTCTGTGATCCCAATTTGGTCCACGTCGCGATTACTCTCGACGTTGAATACCTCCGTGGCTCGATCGCCGCCGTTCATTCGATTCTTCAGCACTCGCTGTGTCCGGAGAGTGTGTTCTTCCACTTCCTGGTCTCCGAGAACAATCTAGAAGCCCTGGTACGATCCACCTTCCCTCAGCTCAACTTCAAGGTCTATTACTTTGATCCGGCGATTGTACGGAATCTGATCTCGACGTCGGTACGGCAAGCGTTGGAGCAGCCGTTGAATTACGCCCGGAACTACTTAGCGGACCTACTCGAGGCCTGCGTTCGCCGCGTGATTTACCTGGACTCCGATCTGGTTGTGGTTGACGACATTTCGAAGCTATGGAGAACGAGTCTAGGGTCAAGAACAATCGGAGCTCCAGAATACTGCCACGCAAACTTCACTAAGTATTTCACGGCGAGTTTCTGGTCGAACGGTCAGTTCTCGTCGGCTTTCTCGGGGCGGAAGCCTTGCTACTTCAACACCGGCGTGATGGTCATGGATCTGGTGAAGTGGAGGCGGGCCGGGTACACGAAAAGGATCGAGAGGTGGATGGAGATCCAGAAGAGCGATCGTATCTACGAGCTGGGGTCGTTGCCACCGTTCCTCCTGGTCTTCGCCGGACACGTGGCACCCATCGAGCACCGCTGGAACCAGCATGGGCTGGGCGGAGACTACGTCAAAGGCAGCTGCCGTGACCTCCATCCGGGTCCGGTCAGCCTCCTGCATTGGTCCGGAAGCGGCAAACCATGGCTGCGGTTAGACTCGAAACGGCCGTGCCCGCTCGACGCCCTCTGGGCACCATACGATTTGTACGGACACTCACAGTGAATCAATACAAAGGGGTTAGGGGTCATCGACGGTAAATTCCCACCAGTA
The genomic region above belongs to Humulus lupulus chromosome 1, drHumLupu1.1, whole genome shotgun sequence and contains:
- the LOC133789716 gene encoding probable galacturonosyltransferase-like 7, giving the protein MLWVKRLSGFVSAAMVLIVLSPSLQSFPPAEAIRSSHHDSHLLRLRPDDSLNPFSFRKAPTFRNADKCSSSDPSIHSPISVCDPNLVHVAITLDVEYLRGSIAAVHSILQHSLCPESVFFHFLVSENNLEALVRSTFPQLNFKVYYFDPAIVRNLISTSVRQALEQPLNYARNYLADLLEACVRRVIYLDSDLVVVDDISKLWRTSLGSRTIGAPEYCHANFTKYFTASFWSNGQFSSAFSGRKPCYFNTGVMVMDLVKWRRAGYTKRIERWMEIQKSDRIYELGSLPPFLLVFAGHVAPIEHRWNQHGLGGDYVKGSCRDLHPGPVSLLHWSGSGKPWLRLDSKRPCPLDALWAPYDLYGHSQ